A segment of the Candidatus Izemoplasmatales bacterium genome:
CGAGTAGCCCGATGAGGCGGCGACGCGGATCCGGAAGGTGTAGGTGCCGTAGTCGAGGATCAGGGACAAATCGAAACCCGACGCGACGAGGTACTGGCGGACGACGCCGTCCGCATCCTCGACGGACAGCTGATACTGGCTCGCGTTCTCGACGGCGTCGAAGGCGACGACGTTGTCGGTGACCGAAAGCCCGGTCGGGGTCGGATACGGCGGATGCGTGACGGTGGTCGTGACCGACGTCGAAGATGCGGTCAGGGCGGTCGTCGTGGTCGCGTCGCATGCGGCGACGGCGAGGAAAAGCAGAATCAGGGCAAGGCTCAGAAAGAACTTCTTCATCGTGAATCCCTCCGGCGGAACGTCTTCAGGCAAAGCGCCCGGGCGTGGCCGGGCGCGCGTTTCACATTGGTTCGCTAGATATACTGTATATATTATATTATATAGATATTATCTGTCGCAAGATGTTTCGACGTCATTCGGAACGTTTTCCGCGGATGAGCCTGAGATTGGCCGCGTGCTGTTCGGCGAAGGCGGCTTCCATCTTCGTGTGCGTCTGCGGCTTGTAGTAGACGGCGTCCTTGAGCGCGTCGGGAAGATACTGCTGGGGGGCGACGTGGCCGGGGAAGTCATGGGCGTACCGATACTTTTTCTTGTCGTCGTAGGTCGGATTGTTCACGAGGTGGGACGGGACCTTCGGGGTCTTACCGCTCTTCACGTCGTCGAGGGCAGCGTTGACGGCGAGATGGGCGGCGTTCGACTTCGGCGAGATGCACATCTCGATCGTGATCGCCCCGAGGGCGTTCACCGCTTCCGGGAAGCCGATGTGTCGGGCGATGTCGCAGGCGGCGGCGACATGCGATCCCATCGCCGGGTTGGCGAGTCCGATGTCCTCGTAGACGATCGCGCTGATGCGGCGCAGGAGGCTTTCGAGGTCTTCGGCGACGATCAGACGCGAAAGGTAGTGGAGGGCGGCGTCGACGTCGGAACCGCGCACCGACTTGTGATAGGCGGAAAGGATGTCGTAGTAGTCGTCGCCGTTCTTGTCGACGGAGACGGAAGGTTTCC
Coding sequences within it:
- a CDS encoding AAA family ATPase is translated as TGKTTIAMLVAEHFPLNNYKFNASTDTKATLKEIVETTKLYGSILLVIDEIHRMNRDIQDYLLPFVESGRVVMLGLTTENPYIACNPAIRSRATIFRLERLSSAEIRVYLEKIDLSFYEKELTIGKDAYDYLATAANGEIRTAVNMLEMIAIQAEPGQAVDAAFAVAVVGKPSVSVDKNGDDYYDILSAYHKSVRGSDVDAALHYLSRLIVAEDLESLLRRISAIVYEDIGLANPAMGSHVAAACDIARHIGFPEAVNALGAITIEMCISPKSNAAHLAVNAALDDVKSGKTPKVPSHLVNNPTYDDKKKYRYAHDFPGHVAPQQYLPDALKDAVYYKPQTHTKMEAAFAEQHAANLRLIRGKRSE